Part of the Methylorubrum populi genome is shown below.
CACGTCGTTGGCGATGGAGAAGGTGGTGAGCGCCCCGCGGGTCATCAGCAGCTGCTTGCCGATGCCAACGATCTCGATGAGCTTGGTCGGGTCGGAATCGAGATCGACCATGTTGCCGGCCTCGCGCGCCGCCACCGTGCCGGTGTTCATGGCCACGCCGACATCGGCCTGGGCGAGCGCGGGCGCGTCGTTGGTGCCGTCGCCGCACATCGCCACCAGCTTGCCCTCGGCCTGCTCCCGGCGGATCAGCGCCAGCTTGTCCTCCGGGGTGGCCTGGGCGAGGAAGTCGTCGACGCCGGCCTCCGCCGCGATGGCGGCGGCGGTGACGGGGTTGTCGCCGGTGATCATCACCGTGCGGATGCCCATCCGGCGCAGTTCCGCGAAGCGCTCGCGGATGCCGCCCTTCACGATGTCCTTGAGGAAGACGACGCCCAGCAGCCGGCCGTCCCGCGACACCGCGAGCGGCGTCCCGCCGGCCCTGGCGATGTCGTCGGCGATCGCCCGCACCTCGGCCACGGCCTCGGTCTCGGTCTCGGCCGCCAGGTGGAAGGCCAGCGCCGCGTTCGAGCCGCGGGTCGCCATCGGCTGGCCGGAGACCGCGGCGATCACGGCCTCGACCGCGCCCTTGCGGATCGCGGAGCCCTCGAGGTCCACGCCCGACATGCGCGACTGCGCGGTGAAGGGCACGAAGGTGGCGTTCAGCCCGGCCATATCGCGGGCGCGGATGCCGTACTGCTCCTTGGCGAGCACGACGATGGAGCGGCCCTCCGGCGTCTCGTCGGCGAGCGAGGCGAGCTGCGCCGCGTCGGCGAGATCCTGCTCGGAGATGCCGCGGACGGGCCGGAACGCGGTCGCCTGCCGGTTACCGAGAGTGATGGTGCCGGTCTTGTCGAGGAGCAGGGTGTCGACATCGCCCGCCGCCTCCACGGCGCGGCCGGACAGGGCGAGCACGTTGAAGCGCACGAGCCGGTCCATGCCGGCGATGCCGATGGCCGAGAGCAGCGCGCCGATGGTGGTGGGAATCAGCGTGACGAACAGCGCCACCAGCACGATGACGGGAATCGACCCGCCCGCGTAGCTGGCGAAGCTCGGGATCGAGGCCACCGCGAAGACGAACACGAGGGTCAGCCCCGCGAGCAGGATGTTGAGCGCGATCTCGTTGGGCGTCTTCTGGCGCTCCGCGCCCTCGACGAGGCCGATCATGCGGTCGACGAAGGTCGAGCCCGCAGCCGCGGTGATGCGGACCTTGATCGCGTCGGAGAGCACCTGCGTGCCGCCGGTCACCGCCGAGCGGTCGCCGCCGGATTCGCGGATGACCGGCGCCGACTCGCCGGTGATGGCGGCCTCGTTGACCGAGGCGACGCCCTCGATCACCTCGCCGTCGGAGGGGATGAGGTCGCCGGCCTCGACCAGCACCACGTCGCCGAGCTTGAGCGACGTGCCCGGCACGGTCTCGTAGCCGGGTCCGCCGCCGGTGAGGCGCTTGGCCGTCATCTCGGTGCGGGTCCGGCGCAGGCTCTCGGCCTGGGCCTTGCCGCGCCCCTCGGCCAGGGCCTCGGCGAAGTTGGCGAACAGCAGGGTGAACCAGAGCCAGAGGATGATCTGGCCGGAGAAGAACAGGTCGCTCCCGCCCGCGGCGAGGTCGCGCAGGAACAGCACGGTGGTCAGCGCCGCCACGACC
Proteins encoded:
- the kdpB gene encoding potassium-transporting ATPase subunit KdpB, giving the protein MSRQTQSLFSAALIGPALLGSLTKLDPRAMIRNPVMFVVEVVAALTTVLFLRDLAAGGSDLFFSGQIILWLWFTLLFANFAEALAEGRGKAQAESLRRTRTEMTAKRLTGGGPGYETVPGTSLKLGDVVLVEAGDLIPSDGEVIEGVASVNEAAITGESAPVIRESGGDRSAVTGGTQVLSDAIKVRITAAAGSTFVDRMIGLVEGAERQKTPNEIALNILLAGLTLVFVFAVASIPSFASYAGGSIPVIVLVALFVTLIPTTIGALLSAIGIAGMDRLVRFNVLALSGRAVEAAGDVDTLLLDKTGTITLGNRQATAFRPVRGISEQDLADAAQLASLADETPEGRSIVVLAKEQYGIRARDMAGLNATFVPFTAQSRMSGVDLEGSAIRKGAVEAVIAAVSGQPMATRGSNAALAFHLAAETETEAVAEVRAIADDIARAGGTPLAVSRDGRLLGVVFLKDIVKGGIRERFAELRRMGIRTVMITGDNPVTAAAIAAEAGVDDFLAQATPEDKLALIRREQAEGKLVAMCGDGTNDAPALAQADVGVAMNTGTVAAREAGNMVDLDSDPTKLIEIVGIGKQLLMTRGALTTFSIANDVAKYFAVLPAMFLGLYPQLQALNVMGLASPQSAILSAIIFNALVIVALIPLALRGVTYRAVGAAALLRRNLLVYGLGGVLVPFIGIKAIDMAVSALHLA